The genome window GTACTCGGAGGCAAGCGCCTCGATCAGGTCCTCGTCCGGGCTCGAAACCTCGTTGACGAAGAACGCGTACAGCTTCCGCGCGAGCCGGCGGCCGGTCTCGGGATGCCGCGCCACCGCGTCGATCAGATCGAAGCCGTCCTGCATGCCGTCCGCGGCGCTGCGCGCGGGAATCCGCCGGCCGCCGTCCCGGTAGATCGGAAAGCTGAACTCCTTCGGGCCGGTATCGTGCTGCGCGGCGTTGTAGAGGAACGTGAAGTACAGCGTGTCTCCCGCGCCGTGGCGCTGGACGTTCCAGCCGGTGAAGACGCGCGCGCCCGCGTACACGTCGGCCTCCTGGAAGAAGCCGACGCCCATCGTGAACAGCTCCATCAGCTCGCGCGCGTAATTCTCCTGCGGCCGCGTCCGGATGTTCGTCCGTCCGTCGAGCCAGAACAGCATCGCCGGATCTCTCGCGGTCTCGACCAGGAGCGTGCGGAAGTTGCCGAGCGCGTGCTGTCGCAGCAGCTCCAGCTGGCCGCGCACCCCGCTGGCGTCCTCGAACGGCTTGGCGGCCAACATGCGCGTGGTGGCGACGGAGCCCGCGGCGGCCGCGATCTTGCTGTACGCCGTCGCGAAGTGGTTGTGCCAGAAGAGCGCCATCTTCTCCTGGAGCTGGCGCGGCGAGTGCACGAGGCGGAAGAGCCACCGCTGCCGCGCGTCGTTGATGACGGTGTTCGGGGAAAAGACGCCGCGCGAGGTCACGCCGAGGTAACCCGGCTTCTGGATATTCGCGTCGACGAGGTCGGG of Acidobacteriota bacterium contains these proteins:
- a CDS encoding DUF1800 domain-containing protein; amino-acid sequence: MPRGRERDIEHLLRRAGFGATQAEIDEFADLGFQRTLDLLLEYERVPDLVDANIQKPGYLGVTSRGVFSPNTVINDARQRWLFRLVHSPRQLQEKMALFWHNHFATAYSKIAAAAGSVATTRMLAAKPFEDASGVRGQLELLRQHALGNFRTLLVETARDPAMLFWLDGRTNIRTRPQENYARELMELFTMGVGFFQEADVYAGARVFTGWNVQRHGAGDTLYFTFLYNAAQHDTGPKEFSFPIYRDGGRRIPARSAADGMQDGFDLIDAVARHPETGRRLARKLYAFFVNEVSSPDEDLIEALASEYYASGFEMKPMLRRLFTSRRFRQPENHHARYSWPVEFVVRALKEVGWTGFSASEALTPLSNMGQQLFEPPDVNGWELGRGWFSTGAMLARMNFAAQLATNQKFNLRDGARADGRTPESLLSAFLDRLTPAPLDAGVSRSLLDYLRAGGAWSGSDAQLLAKVPGLVHLLVGSGEYQLV